caatacaaaaaaaaatatttatcatGTATCGCATCAATGTCAATCAAGTTCAAAACATATCGATTGATACTATACAAGAGACAGACATAGAAGGTGCTAGCTTACGGTACAGTGGTAGAATCTAACCCTTCTCCAGTGTAGCTATCAATTGAGAATTGAGAAATTTGAGAAACACAAGCGAACAAGGTTTATAGGCGACATGCATCAGTAGAAGGAAAATGACAGGATGTTATGCGACATGCACCAGTAGAAGGAAAATGACAGGATGTTATGCAATTATTTTCAAATGCTTCCAAACCTCTCCTTCATGGACTTCATGTGATTCCTTTCGTTATCTCCTATAACACCCGTGACAAGATGAAACTTCTTACTGTTATTTATTCATATTTTTAAGTGATTCATATTGGAATTTAACCCATTTCTGGTGAATACTATATGCTTTGATATGTTAAGATAAACCCAAATCAAACCAGGCCATTCACCACCGTTGAAGATACATTATTCCTGGTAGAATAAAGGTTGTCTGTGGTCAGTGACAGAGAGGGGAGAGTACATCTAAACCATATATTAATTGCTGACCTCAGAAATCAGAACAGTAACTACTAAGGGAGATGAAGATAAGTTTTGGCCGTCTTTAAGAACCAACCAACTAAATTCTAGTGAGAGAGTGTGGATTCTTCCAATTTGGCTGTGCTATGCTAACTGGCCTTCCATGATCAAACTCGTGACTAACCATTTAGTCTATCTCGTGAACCCAATGTGGACCCAACTCATCATTTTGTCCTTCCATTCAGCTGTCCAAACACTAACAGACAAAATCAACCGcacaaggaaaggaaaggaaagggattattttttccatttcactCTAGTGGCTTCTTCGTTGAGGTTCCATGTGGAAGGCGGAAGTAATAATCTCACATTGGATAAGAGCAACCTGATGACCGTCATGAAAATTTATAGGTACTTGGACACAGTCCCCTTAATGGGTTAGCTTTTAATGATGAGTTCTACCCAAGTCTCTGACAAAGGCTTTAGTAGAACCCAAGGCGTGACAACCTTGCCtcttttaaataataaataaccaTGATCTTCTATGTTTGGTTCTCTTTTCTTTGGCCTGAGTGTTTACTGTTTGTTAGTAACTACAACACCGTACACATTAACTTCTTCTAGTTTACAGTTGAGTGGTTTTTGGATGAAAAGTTTCATCTGCATTTAAAGAATCTTGGTGGGTCATCTTCTTGTACGCAGGAAAAGTTTCATCTGCATTTAATTTCTCCATCTCATTCACAAAATACTGTATCATTGAAAATGAATATATGGAGGACGACAAGCTCAATAAATAGTACACAAAACCTCTAACTGAACTGAACTGGCATAATATAGCACACCCATAGTGTACAGAGCGAGTCAGAGAGTTTCAGAGAAAGGGaattgcagcagcagcagcatcatCATCAGAATGTCTAGGTTGCTGAtattcattctcatcatcagtTTCCTCTTCAATAATCTCTCAGAGGctaaaaatgagaagaaacttCCATCTGCAGTTGTAGTGGGCACTGTTTACTGTGATACTTGTTTCCAGCAAGACTTCTCTAAAAGCAGCTACTTCATATCAGGTTCAATTATCATccaaaatttgggaaatttaATTCCTTCTTGATGTATATATTCCTGTATAGTTTTCTCTTCCCACCTGAATCTGATGTAGTAAAAATTGTCTCAATTGGCTGTTGGCAGAAGCTTCGGTTGCCGTTCAATGTGGAGACGGAAGTGCAAAACCCAGTTTTAGCAAGGAAGTGAAGACTAATAAACATGGAGAGTTCAGAGTTCATCTACCTTTCACTGTCAGCAAACATgtcaaaagaatcaagaaatgcTCAGTGAAGTTAATTAGCAGCAGTGAGTCTTTCTGTTCAGTGGCCTCCAGAGCTACTTCCTCATCACTCCATCTGAAGTCAAGGAAACAAGGAGTTCACATTTTCTCAGCTGGGTTTTTCACCTTCAAGCCCTTGAAAGAGCCAGAGTTGTGTAATCAGAGACCAAGCCTTGAAGCCTCAAAGCACCAACTCATTCCCAATCCTGTAACTCAGGATCCAACCATACCAAATGTACCCTCTTTCACACCCACAACTCCATATTTATCTCCTCCTATACTACCCAATCTTCCACCATTGCCATCATTACCACCTCTCCCTCCCCTGCCACCATTGCCAGGACTACCAACGTTACCACCACCTGTGCCCAATGCTAAAATGCTTTCAGACCAAACTGTATCTAAGCATCAAACCGCAAGCAGCTTAGCATTCCTCTTTCCCCCTTTAGTTCCACCGTTATTCCCAACGCCACCTCCATTCGGGATTCCAAATCCATTTCAACCTCCAGCACTTCTGCCCCCACTTCCGTTtcagccaccaccaccaccattttTCAACCTTCCACCAGTTCCAGGGCTATCTCCacccccatcaccaccaccttttttcaattttccacCAGTTCCAGGGCTAtctccaccaccatcatcaccaccaccattgTTCAGTTTTCCACCAATTCCAGGCCTATCTCCAcctccatcaccaccaccaccaccaccaccaatacTACCCTTTCCTTTACCTCCATTGTTCCCACCTCCAGGGGGATTCCCAGGCATTCCTCCAGCTCATCCACGTTCAAAGGAAACCTCTCCTTGAGGCTTTCAAGTGAAATGCAATcagcattgatgatttgatgtatTATTGTTAAATAACTCACACTTATGTTTAGctgctgctctctctctctctctctcttttttcatgTTTTGGGATTACTGTAATATCACCTTATCAGTGAAAGATAAGCATATATTTATAGCACCAAGATTGGCATGTAGATTAATTAAGCCTTCTAATAAGGCTTTTCAGTTCATGAACATCGTtagtttatttcattttatttcttatataCCACGCAAAAATAATTCAGAGGAAAACACAGTATAATAAAGGATTAAGTAAAGAATTAGAATGAGATCCGTACAATGGAGCTGGGTTCCTGAAGTAAAAGCTGTCTTTGTGAAATTCTTAGTCCAGAAAGAATATTAGCCACTGATGCTCTCTCTTCTAAGGATGTAACCAAAGgtggaaagaaacaaagaaagatcCAAAAAACCAAAGGTTCCTATACTGAGCTCACATGCTTAAAATGCCTTACAATTGTCCTGAATATCCTTTTGTGATGCATAGATATCCAGAATGGATCAATACGAACAGTCAGCTCCACAATAAAAATCTTATCCACTGGAGTTATTAGATGTGAATCGAAGAGATCCTCAAGGGtttcaaaagaaaggaaaactgaagaaaagattaaagaaaatggaaaaaataaaataaaagagttaAAAGATGAGAAAAGGCTAACTTCATCTTTCATTCTGATAAAGGGGGTAACTTGTCGTACTGAAATGTTCACAAAGGGTACTCTCCTCATCAAGAAAAAATTGACAATGAAAGCTACCCACCAATTCCTTCTACAAGGTACCCCAAAAAATACTCTACAGATTTCCATCTCAGAATGTTGGCAGAAATTTCTCCTTCAAGCGAGATATAAGCTTGAATTTCTCCTCTGCTTCAACCTGCTGTCGGATGTTGGTTCTTGATGCTCTGTCAGGATGAAACATTAGCAAGGCTCGTCTATAAGCCGCATATACCTGCATAAATATATTGGCTCAGTACATTGGTACatgaacaattaaaaaaataatagtagtAAAGCAACCAGAGATAACTACACCATTCAAATTAGCACTCCATCTAACAAAGgtaatttgaattttttctatAGTAAAACGACAATTCACAGTAGTCCAAATACAGTGCCCGCACACTCAATTAAAACATTTGATGTTATTATTACTACAGATGATGGCTCTCGTTTTGGCCAAGGAGGTTATCACCATGACTGGACATAAAATAATACATTCACTGAAATCTACATTTCTGAAACATTCTGGAACTgaatacaaaaaattaaaacctAAAATAAATCAACTGATAAATGTCAAATCCTGTTGGATTAATTCTGTTACATCCATTGCCACCACCAACTCTAAAAGTTTTCATGTCTCTGCTCACCACTTTAACCCAGATAATCACTGTCCTTCTCCTTTTCACAAATTTTTGCTCATCTTGTGCAACTTACCACTACCCGTCCTAAGTTCCCTGGAACTCAtttattatttgattctagCCATCCAAGTTTTACCACTCGTTCATATTCAGTTCTTGACAGCCCCATCTCATGCAAGCAGGGATTACAAACCAAACATCCTGCTGCAATGAGCTTAAAAgcaaagagagaaggagaaacaGTCCTAGAACTAAGTGACATTCAAAGCTTCAGACCAATCATGGAATCAGGTCTATGAATCTGTAAGTGACACTAAATAACGGCAATGGAGAAGGAGATATAGAACAAAACAAGGGTGAAATCCgtttaccttaaaaaaataaaaaataaactccTTTATTCATCAAACCAAAAGATAGGAGACCATCTTTCAGACCACACCGTAAAATTTCACTACCAAAGATCACCATCTACTGTATGGGGATATAGCCCTATTTATAAAAACTAATTCAACTCACTTCAGAATTTCTAAACCTGCTAAACAAGCCTTTGAGTTGAACAGACCCTTATTGGAAAACTTAATACAAAAGTAAAACTAAGAAACTAGATAAAACGCactaattaaaaaacaaaattcatcACTTCTTCCTCGACTAATTAATTACTTGGTCACCATAGTTCCATTTCTTACAATAAAAACCATAAAGTAGAAGTCCCCCTCATAcaagaccaaaaccaaaacctgtATAAGCTTAATATAACACATTAGTGTGTTTGGCTCACATCACAATCTCAACTAACTACATTGCTTCGAGATATGGGTCCTGAGGAAAGAGATAGATCAACCATCATTGCCATAAATCTTGATGAAGCCCTTTTGAAGCTCATAGCAGTTGCCCAacaaaatcaatttctctatccTCTTAACATAGGAAGATTATTACATAAGCTTTCAGACAATAATGAAACAACAAAACACCTTGTGCAAAATGATACCTCCAGGAAAGACTTGTCAAAATACAAGTGGTTGATCACAAAGATGAAAATTCTTAATGAATAGCATAATGCTCAACAGGCTAAATACTTCTGGTCCTTGAACCAGGTTATGTTGAACATTTTGATATTAGCAGTTCTTGTAGAGTAGCACAAGAACATTTAAGTCAATGAGATATTCAAAACGGCTTAAGGGGGCTTTAGTGATACAAATCATGGAAGTTGGAGTCTAAAGCAAAAACATGGAGCACTTTCAGTTGCAACTCACCTCATTGGGCATCGGATTGAGACCACCACCTACATGGATACCTAAGGAACGTAGTAGAGAACCCAAATCACTGCATATATGTTCCATTCTATCAAGTTCCATTTGTATCTCAACACGAAGCTGCTCTTTCAAGTTGATAGTTTCCTCGTCCTGTATAGGGAATCATATACAGGGAAGAAAGTTACAACCCCAAGAGGGAGGGAGAGGTGAAGAATATGTATAGCTGCATTGCTAACTCCCTACTGTAACTAAGAAATGTAACTGCATAATTCAGAAATGCAAGGGGGAAAACAAAATACTAGATGAAGAAAGTGCTAAAGAACCATGCCTTCTTTTGTGATTCCCGCATTTCTTCCACACGTTGTTTCTGTCTTCTCTCCATGTCTAACTGACGCATACTTTCagccttccttctcttctttaacCGCTTTGCTTCTTCAGCCTGCAAGGGACCATGAACAATAGATCAGACATGTAGCAGCTTCAGGGCATTCACATCATTATTTCTCATTCCAATTCTGCAAGTCAATATGCatgaattttacatataaatataGTTTTAGGATAAATTAGAATTTCCTCTCTTCCGCTCTCTTCCCTATCAAATTGCATAAAAAGTATACAAAACATCTAAAATACATGAAACATACAACTGACTTATTGCACTCTTTGGTACATTGCAACCCTCCCAATTCCTGCCTTCACTAGTTCATTGTTAAGGTCATAGCAGGACCTTGGTTACCACTAGAATCGAATTTCTGGTGCAGaacaaaaatgttttcaaactGTCCTACGACTATTCAAGCACTAGATCTACATGGCCCATGTAGGATAACTTTAGTCTTGGATTTTTTTGAcattagataaaaggtcaattaagaaagaaagaaagaaaaaattggtcTACATCAAATACATCAGAAGTTATGGTCAGTCAAAGTTACCATTTAAGTTGCATTGGAAGTTCAGTATATCCAAGAGTATTTGAGGATAATATTTCTTTTGGGTAGTTTTGACAATTAGCAGGACTTTCTAGCATGGCTAGTTTCTTCAGAAGAGGTTCCACACTTAGTTTTACTTCTTCATGCAATCCGAAAATCTAGATTATGGATCTCTGATGCAAGAAGGGCCAATGATCAAATATGTGATCAGATCTGAAACAAAAGAGTAACTCCGCTGTTAAGAGAAGAAATCAGATCGATATGGTGATATGGCAATCTTCTCTATGGATATCTACAAAATGGTCCAGATTGggcatgtgtcaaatttcagacttAGATTCAACCATAGTCCATATAACCTCCCAGGCCCTCTTTGAAAATGTATGCTTTAAAACCTCATACGGATTCTTAGGAGctatctcctctcttcttccttttctactTGCTACTTTCTGTTACAGAATCTATTCCAACCACAAGACTATGCACCTACTCATAGTTATCCTACCTTCTTCCACCATCAACTCTATATGCTTGGGACTATGTCAACATATTCTCTATGTTCTGTACCCTGAAGCCATTCCAGCCCCAGTAAGCTATCATTCAACTTGTTCAGAATTCAGAAAATTCTACTTCCATCATCTGTACCTATTTTCCATCACCCTTCAACCTATCAAGAACTACACCATAAAAACCTGGAACTAAATCTCCTATTTTGGCACAAACAGCTGCAATATTTATTCacttaatcttttattttatttatttttttgttagagAGGAATTTTAGGTGAAGGCAAGATCCCATCGAAGGTCAGGTAAGCACAGTCCCAGTCACTCCAACGGTTCCTTTTCTAGTGAAGTCTGTATTGCATTTACAAAATCTGCTTCCATGAACATTGAATTCAACCCTAAATGATCATCAACCGCTAACCCAAAGGTCAAAGCTCTAACTTCTATTCAATTTGAATACAATTGGgccaaagaaaataattactgTCTGCACTGCAATTTCTAACAGGTTCACCTAGGCCTGCAGGACCTGCTTTCCCCCTTGAACTTCCATTAAAGTTAAGCTTGAAGGTTTGAGAAAAAGGAGGTGCCACACTGTTCTTATTGAATCAAATCTGTTCTGGGTCTAATGATAGTCATCACCCAAACTTCCGATGATAGCACAGGTAATCATCATTACATAAACTTCCCTTTGATATGCTAATCAAAGATTGCATAAATCTGCAATCAGATTAAAAGGAGTAAAACCAGATGCAAAATTCTACAAACACTCCAGATAACCTATTGATAAGTCAAAACAAATTACATATGCCAAACCTGAATTTGTAATTCCTGTTGCCTGGATGCCCATTCTTCTTCTACCGCACGTTTGTACTCATCAGTCTCCTTGATCTTTTCTCTTTCACTAATTAAATCATTCTCATCATCAGGCATACAATTCCCATCTTGATTATGTAACAGATGATTCTTCTCACCCTGCATTTGACCTTCGGAAAGGTATTCTTGATCGTGTTCAGCACCATCTCTAAAACATCTCCCACTCTCAACTTGGGTTCCATCTTGTTGAGTGTTAAATAAAGATTCATTAGAAACAGATTTTTCTTTGTCCTGACAACTGAATGTATCATGATTGATTTCAGGGTCATCCCATGATTGAGCATTGGAAAAAGACTCCCCATGATTGATGTGTTTTCTGAAGCATGACTGAGTATCACAAATAGATGGATCTCCAAAAACTGGCTTCTCCTTGTCCCGAAAACTTGCTCTTTCATATTTGGTGTCATTTGGAGGCTGCGTGTTGCGACAAGAAGATTCTCGATGAAACCCTTCATTTTTTCCCAAATATGCTTCTCTATCATGATCCACTTGTTTATTAACTGAATGATGGATGTTGCAGTAAGAATCCTCTTTGTCCTGGAAACTAACCTTTCCATGATTGGACTGTGAATCACAGCCTGATTGATGGTTGAACCAAAAAGGTTCTGCAGCAGCATTCTCCTCTTTATCATTAAAGAAGACGTTTTCACAATTAAACTGTTCATCAATATGTTcttcaaaggaaaagaaaggtcCCCTCCATGGACGATCATACTTTCTTTCAGAAAAATGTGTTTCCTGTGTGTGTTTCCTGTGGTTGTGTCTCACTCCATGAACGCCTTTCTCGCCCAAGAACAGTTGGTTCCAAATCCTCGATGGGGTTGTTCTCCTCAGGGTTGAGAGAAGTGTCCTCCACAGGTATGGATTCAGAGGTTGTATAGGAAGATATATTCTCTTTTCTGTTATTGAAGTTACTTGAATCAGAATGAAtagggttttctttctcttgttcaAATTCATTTTCTACTTCAACATTCTTTTGATTATCAGTATGGGATCCAGAACCACTACCCTGCTCCTCTACAACTGATTGAGAGCAACGGATATCCTCTGAGTTTTTTTTCCTTGTAGAGGCTTTTTCCCACAGATCACGAATTTTTCCATAAGAACCCTCCATAAGCTCACAGTCCGAACAGTCACTTTCTGATGACCCACCCTCAGAGAGAggattaaaagtaaaaaaactaCTTGGGAATTTTTTCCCAGAGTAAGTCCTCTTACACTTTGATAATTTCACAGGGAAACTTCTTTCCTGAATGAACTCACAGTCATCACCATCTGACTCTTCGGAGCTCTGTAATTGGCGGGGTTCAAATCGAGATGCCCTGCTTGAGGCGGTATCACTGTCCAGATCAGCAACTCTTTCACCATCATTTCCAGGactctcatcatcatcatcaatgctAATAATACCACTCCGAGATGGAAAATTTTTGACATTTCTGGAAAAATTGGAAGCATGTTGTCCTCTTTGCTGAGAGGACTCCGGAGCATCAATAACAACAACATCGGATGGATCATCAGGGTCAACATCAATGTAGACAATAGAATCCGTTTTTCCTTTCTCTGTGCACCTTCCAATAGTTCTGCTTGCAGTAGAAGTTCTTGGTTGAGATTGACCCTTGGACATTCTTTGTTCCAAGCCTGTACTTCTCTAAGAGAACAACATATATAAGGGATAGTACTATTATTATTAAGATCTGTCACCAGCAGAAGAAATATCTTGCTTCATTTCCACCATCTCCCACAATCACTTTTCAAATTATCTGAAATGAATTCGCCCAAAATATTCCCACGCTCGGCTGGAAGTTTTATCCTCTCCACCTGAACCCAACCTTCAGGAGAGATTATATAAATCGTACTAAAAATGGTTAAATAACCTGCAAAGCACAACGAAACAGAAAGAATGATCAGTAACATGACTGGAATTACGAACATTAAACAGAAGTTGCATGGGAAAACTGTAAGCAGAGCATGGAATGGAAGTGTGAGCAGGTATGAAGCGTCGGAGCGCCAAATTTGGAAAGCTCCTAACACAAGTGTATTGGGATCTTGGAGAAAGTAGCTTAACAAATATAGGAAAAATGTATCCAATTTAGAAATATGTTAGTAATTTATAGAAAGGAAATGAATAAGGTTATCACTCTTGTTTAGTTTATATATTTAAATAGGATGAGGGTATGAGTTTTATATTAAATTTATTGAAGGAAGGCATTTCAACATTAACCAAGAGAGATAAAGTGTTGAATAGTGTCTTTATTATCAAAAGGCATTGGCCAAAGACGAAGGAAATGAATAGGGTTATCACTCTTGTTTAGTTTATATATTTAAATTGGATGAGGGTATGACTTTATATTAAATTTATTGAAGGAAGGCATTTCAATATTAACCAAGAGAGATAAAGTGCTGAATAGTGTCTTTATTATCAAAAGGTATTGGCCAAAGACGAAGGACATTTGAGGTTATAAAAGTAGAAATATGCCAAGCAAAACTTAGAGAAGTGTATTGAGTCTACGGAGGAGATAAAAACCATGAACACAACCTAGGAGATCAcattaaatagaaaataattttttttagcaaAACTGAAGGAAATGTAGAAGGAGAAGTCACGGTTTGTTGATTTGAATAGAAGATATCCAGTGAAAGATGGcttaatttaaaaacagtagAAAGAGACTAAGCAGAAGAAATGAAATGTATTCATGGAAAAGTAATCAAGTTAGATAGGACTGCTGAAGCATGACGTAACACTTGAGGTGACCCTCCTACCCAAACTTTTAGGAGTATGGTTCATAAATGAATCTGCTCCAAATTCCTTGGATTACATTTTATACTCAAATTTAGCACCCTCCCACATCCTTTATGTTCCATTGTTCAGTAAACACAATGCAATGAaaagcaaaaaaggaaaaagaataaggaaaagaTATTGCAAGGAAATGTAGCAGATGCCAACAGTTTTGATAAATTTATTTACGCATAATTATAGACATCTTGACATCATCTAAAATACGACATCAATACCACCTTAATAGGATAGCAAAACTAGTTCATTAAGTTCCCTGATCTGTGCGTATATTAGTTTCAAACAATTAAATAACGTCCATCAGAAAGCAAAGACACATGGAAATTACACTTAGCGAAAGAGACTCAAGGGAATTTCCAGAAAATAGTCTTGGCCTGTCATTGTTGTTCACAAAGAGGAACATATCTAGCAGAAAACTCATAAGTAGGATTCAGAGGATAACTTTCTATTACCTTCACTCGAGCTATGTAGAAAAATTATTCCAGAATCCACTTTTTATACAACATATTAAACCAACCACATAAGTGTGCAAATCAAAGTCTGCACATCGTCAAGTAGAATAATAAACGAAAAACCCACAAAGAGAATAGCAATTACAAAGAGCAATTCATTGT
This Macadamia integrifolia cultivar HAES 741 chromosome 10, SCU_Mint_v3, whole genome shotgun sequence DNA region includes the following protein-coding sequences:
- the LOC122091733 gene encoding leucine-rich repeat extensin-like protein 3; protein product: MSRLLIFILIISFLFNNLSEAKNEKKLPSAVVVGTVYCDTCFQQDFSKSSYFISEASVAVQCGDGSAKPSFSKEVKTNKHGEFRVHLPFTVSKHVKRIKKCSVKLISSSESFCSVASRATSSSLHLKSRKQGVHIFSAGFFTFKPLKEPELCNQRPSLEASKHQLIPNPVTQDPTIPNVPSFTPTTPYLSPPILPNLPPLPSLPPLPPLPPLPGLPTLPPPVPNAKMLSDQTVSKHQTASSLAFLFPPLVPPLFPTPPPFGIPNPFQPPALLPPLPFQPPPPPFFNLPPVPGLSPPPSPPPFFNFPPVPGLSPPPSSPPPLFSFPPIPGLSPPPSPPPPPPPILPFPLPPLFPPPGGFPGIPPAHPRSKETSP